The sequence below is a genomic window from Lolium perenne isolate Kyuss_39 chromosome 4, Kyuss_2.0, whole genome shotgun sequence.
agtgcaggaatcttgcaagatgttcgaAGTCTAATTtttcgtgcagggttggatgattttgttgatggtgaaccatttcaatatgcaaaactgactatgtctgtagtgcaggattttaaattcaattggtcgcgatctaaccccatggttcagtacaaaatttataataaaactgtcaacttgccattcaatgatttttgtgcagcaatcagagtgccgcaatggggatcatgcgagaagataaggggatcgccgcaagagttcttggacctcttcaagatgatttgtcatgaaagaagcttctcagaggatggtggtaaaatcagtagcattcaactcccagctattcgttactttgcttatttcatcaccaagtgcgttcttgctagaaagaatggaagtaagttatctatccaggatctagcctttctagctgctgcattacaaagtGATAGGACTTAcaacttgggtgctttgatagccaacagacttgctactaaccgtgagaagggaggaatttgtggaggtctcatcgcctctcgtttattagctatgcatggtgtagaacctcaccatcttgatattcaacttcccatagagaaacttgacatattctccatgattaagcatgaatttgtttctgattcgtccaatttgagcaacctgtcttatagaataacattttacaagaaagcttggagaataactaagaaaactgaaaaattagtaggattgcatgcacctgctctgtttaaccttgattccagggaggattggtcagtcacggaaagtgcacttaatgcatacatagagggaggaggccatcgtgcaagagacaacacggaggaggacgaggaacacctcgattcgtcatccgatgcagcgagttcttcgcatcaagttgggcatgaggagcctccacgcttttcttctgcaacgggaccttattatgactacgccatgtatgatccaccggcgtggaacccagaccctcgctggggttgatctccacttaggccaaaagcctaagcttggggggaggtataccggcatcactcattctttgcatattatggttgctggatacttgtacatacttgtttagtttctttgagtggttttctaatgagagggagatgatatttggggaagtgctgcctgaaaacagattctggactgttactaaaaaaattcgtgcgcacagccagaatgttattttgAGCTGACAATTTttatgcatgttccccaggtttttatctaactttcattagttgaacacttttcgagttgagcagcTTAAGAATTTCtttaaaatcgattactgtactgctgtcaagttttggcagatttctgccatcttgcttttctgtgtttcttttagttttcattttcttgttcttactttgtttctttcccaaaacacaaaaagaccaaaaatatttctgttgtttctcttcaccattcgtttattttggtttcttgcatttgtttcgctttatttgctattgc
It includes:
- the LOC127297497 gene encoding uncharacterized protein, which gives rise to MPEDDNMSIILGRPFLNTAGAVIDCNKGKVTFNVDDREHTVYFLKRIDKVCGVNTISNVRTIKVGTIDCPIYEPKEGYQNLMIGSISIQFKKMEGSRHQLNQQELEVQPVMRIHREEGVYPAYYPCVDFMSSAGILQDVRSLIFRAGLDDFVDGEPFQYAKLTMSVVQDFKFNWSRSNPMVQYKIYNKTVNLPFNDFCAAIRVPQWGSCEKIRGSPQEFLDLFKMICHERSFSEDGGKISSIQLPAIRYFAYFITKCVLARKNGSKLSIQDLAFLAAALQSDRTYNLGALIANRLATNREKGGICGGLIASRLLAMHGVEPHHLDIQLPIEKLDIFSMIKHEFVSDSSNLSNLSYRITFYKKAWRITKKTEKLVGLHAPALFNLDSREDWSVTESALNAYIEGGGHRARDNTEEDEEHLDSSSDAASSSHQVGHEEPPRFSSATGPYYDYAMYDPPAWNPDPRWG